In one Mercenaria mercenaria strain notata unplaced genomic scaffold, MADL_Memer_1 contig_1868, whole genome shotgun sequence genomic region, the following are encoded:
- the LOC128551963 gene encoding uncharacterized protein LOC128551963 isoform X1 — protein MKNKYATRKGALFFGVIVSSIWKIGSAEECSFEPVKLSIFRDGTSNVDVDIENQMDHLAKNITSGVPNESTIFVNSLGDQVVELVSFNKTGLDLSWVKKWSIRKEVKQFGDTLSALALSNELNARYSVNQYKSRAEMVILLVSDTSKLDALPSLLAKKKTFVVVFGSSIPNIYNSTASREDHLYLVRNKDELEAVTVRILEQLACDSRFYCDTDMYSLKKGSRCKNCSVPCGDDLTKRTKTCETRCPFIRRTSSKEDLEQKPSMSPVAEVDTVIEDNKEVVVAVVIGVFCVFCGLLIFGIVWCMYKKQKKRPLTPVPSEVTLPKTLAPIGLDFDKMPVEESGMDASSQEQATLLSDVQSAQTDVHDPTQRKSEGEASINSAEDVDTCNMVLPLKDKRTMDLNAHYSGENVVFLHKSRRGEGARPITGQEEA, from the exons aatgcAGTTTCGAGCCCGTGAAATTGAGTATTTTCAGAGATGGCACATCCAACGTGGATGTGGACATAGAAAATCAGATGGACCATTTAGCGAAGAACATTACTTCGGGAGTTCCCAACGAATCCACTATCTTCGTTAACTCACTAGGTGATCAAGTAGTCGAGCTTGTTTCATTTAACAAAACAGGTCTTGATTTAAGCTGGGTAAAAAAATGGTCCATTCGCAAAGAAGTGAAACAGTTTGGTGACACTCTATCTGCCCTAGCCTTAAGCAATGAATTAAATGCAAGATATTCCGTCAATCAGTATAAATCTAGAGCAGAAATGGTAATTTTACTAGTCAGTGACACAAGCAAACTAGACGCTCTTCCTAGTTTACTTGCTAAAAAGAAGACCTTTGTTGTGGTATTTGGGTCTTCTATTCCGAATATCTACAACTCCACAGCAAGTCGCGAGGATCATCTGTACCTCGTTAGAAACAAGGATGAACTTGAAGCGGTCACTGTCAGAATACTGGAACAGCTAGCGTGTG ATTCCAGATTCTACTGTGACACGGATATGTACAGTCTGAAGAAAGGTTCTAGGTGCAAAAACTGTTCCGTTCCTTGTGGCGATGATCTAACAAAGCGAACAAAAACCTGTGAAACACGATGTCCGT TTATACGACGGACGTCCAGTAAAGAAGATCTGGAACAGAAACCGAGTATGTCACCAGTTGCGGAAGTAGACACTGTTATAGAAGACAATAAAGAGGTGGTGGTAGCTGTCGTTATTGGCGTTTTTTGCGTTTTTTGCGGTCTTCTTATATTCGGTATTGTATGGTGCATGTACAAAAAGCAAAAGAAGCGTCCGCTGACACCAGTCCCTTCGGAAGTTACTCTGCCAAAAACCCTAGCACCCATTGGACTAGACTTTGACAAAATGCCGGTTGAAGAAAGCGGAATG GATGCTTCATCACAAGAACAAGCAACATTACTGTCCGATGTCCAATCCGCCCAGACAGATGTACATGATCCGACCCAGAGAAAGAGTGAAGGTGAAGCATCGATTAATTCTGCTGAAGATGTGGATACATGTAACATGGTATTGCCCTTAAAGGACAAACGAACAATGGACCTGA ATGCACACTATTCCGGGGAGAATGTGGTTTTCTTGCACAAATCAAGAAGAGGAGAGGGAGCAAGGCCCATAACTGGTCAGGAAGAAGCGTAG
- the LOC128551963 gene encoding uncharacterized protein LOC128551963 isoform X2 — protein sequence MLVQIILLFLCGSVSLESPKCSFEPVKLSIFRDGTSNVDVDIENQMDHLAKNITSGVPNESTIFVNSLGDQVVELVSFNKTGLDLSWVKKWSIRKEVKQFGDTLSALALSNELNARYSVNQYKSRAEMVILLVSDTSKLDALPSLLAKKKTFVVVFGSSIPNIYNSTASREDHLYLVRNKDELEAVTVRILEQLACDSRFYCDTDMYSLKKGSRCKNCSVPCGDDLTKRTKTCETRCPFIRRTSSKEDLEQKPSMSPVAEVDTVIEDNKEVVVAVVIGVFCVFCGLLIFGIVWCMYKKQKKRPLTPVPSEVTLPKTLAPIGLDFDKMPVEESGMDASSQEQATLLSDVQSAQTDVHDPTQRKSEGEASINSAEDVDTCNMVLPLKDKRTMDLNAHYSGENVVFLHKSRRGEGARPITGQEEA from the exons aatgcAGTTTCGAGCCCGTGAAATTGAGTATTTTCAGAGATGGCACATCCAACGTGGATGTGGACATAGAAAATCAGATGGACCATTTAGCGAAGAACATTACTTCGGGAGTTCCCAACGAATCCACTATCTTCGTTAACTCACTAGGTGATCAAGTAGTCGAGCTTGTTTCATTTAACAAAACAGGTCTTGATTTAAGCTGGGTAAAAAAATGGTCCATTCGCAAAGAAGTGAAACAGTTTGGTGACACTCTATCTGCCCTAGCCTTAAGCAATGAATTAAATGCAAGATATTCCGTCAATCAGTATAAATCTAGAGCAGAAATGGTAATTTTACTAGTCAGTGACACAAGCAAACTAGACGCTCTTCCTAGTTTACTTGCTAAAAAGAAGACCTTTGTTGTGGTATTTGGGTCTTCTATTCCGAATATCTACAACTCCACAGCAAGTCGCGAGGATCATCTGTACCTCGTTAGAAACAAGGATGAACTTGAAGCGGTCACTGTCAGAATACTGGAACAGCTAGCGTGTG ATTCCAGATTCTACTGTGACACGGATATGTACAGTCTGAAGAAAGGTTCTAGGTGCAAAAACTGTTCCGTTCCTTGTGGCGATGATCTAACAAAGCGAACAAAAACCTGTGAAACACGATGTCCGT TTATACGACGGACGTCCAGTAAAGAAGATCTGGAACAGAAACCGAGTATGTCACCAGTTGCGGAAGTAGACACTGTTATAGAAGACAATAAAGAGGTGGTGGTAGCTGTCGTTATTGGCGTTTTTTGCGTTTTTTGCGGTCTTCTTATATTCGGTATTGTATGGTGCATGTACAAAAAGCAAAAGAAGCGTCCGCTGACACCAGTCCCTTCGGAAGTTACTCTGCCAAAAACCCTAGCACCCATTGGACTAGACTTTGACAAAATGCCGGTTGAAGAAAGCGGAATG GATGCTTCATCACAAGAACAAGCAACATTACTGTCCGATGTCCAATCCGCCCAGACAGATGTACATGATCCGACCCAGAGAAAGAGTGAAGGTGAAGCATCGATTAATTCTGCTGAAGATGTGGATACATGTAACATGGTATTGCCCTTAAAGGACAAACGAACAATGGACCTGA ATGCACACTATTCCGGGGAGAATGTGGTTTTCTTGCACAAATCAAGAAGAGGAGAGGGAGCAAGGCCCATAACTGGTCAGGAAGAAGCGTAG
- the LOC128551963 gene encoding uncharacterized protein LOC128551963 isoform X3, giving the protein MKNKYATRKGALFFGVIVSSIWKIGSAEECSFEPVKLSIFRDGTSNVDVDIENQMDHLAKNITSGVPNESTIFVNSLGDQVVELVSFNKTGLDLSWVKKWSIRKEVKQFGDTLSALALSNELNARYSVNQYKSRAEMVILLVSDTSKLDALPSLLAKKKTFVVVFGSSIPNIYNSTASREDHLYLVRNKDELEAVTVRILEQLACDSRFYCDTDMYSLKKGSRCKNCSVPCGDDLTKRTKTCETRCPFIRRTSSKEDLEQKPSMSPVAEVDTVIEDNKEVVVAVVIGVFCVFCGLLIFGIVWCMYKKQKKRPLTPVPSEVTLPKTLAPIGLDFDKMPVEESGMVRMLHHKNKQHYCPMSNPPRQMYMIRPRERVKVKHRLILLKMWIHVTWYCP; this is encoded by the exons aatgcAGTTTCGAGCCCGTGAAATTGAGTATTTTCAGAGATGGCACATCCAACGTGGATGTGGACATAGAAAATCAGATGGACCATTTAGCGAAGAACATTACTTCGGGAGTTCCCAACGAATCCACTATCTTCGTTAACTCACTAGGTGATCAAGTAGTCGAGCTTGTTTCATTTAACAAAACAGGTCTTGATTTAAGCTGGGTAAAAAAATGGTCCATTCGCAAAGAAGTGAAACAGTTTGGTGACACTCTATCTGCCCTAGCCTTAAGCAATGAATTAAATGCAAGATATTCCGTCAATCAGTATAAATCTAGAGCAGAAATGGTAATTTTACTAGTCAGTGACACAAGCAAACTAGACGCTCTTCCTAGTTTACTTGCTAAAAAGAAGACCTTTGTTGTGGTATTTGGGTCTTCTATTCCGAATATCTACAACTCCACAGCAAGTCGCGAGGATCATCTGTACCTCGTTAGAAACAAGGATGAACTTGAAGCGGTCACTGTCAGAATACTGGAACAGCTAGCGTGTG ATTCCAGATTCTACTGTGACACGGATATGTACAGTCTGAAGAAAGGTTCTAGGTGCAAAAACTGTTCCGTTCCTTGTGGCGATGATCTAACAAAGCGAACAAAAACCTGTGAAACACGATGTCCGT TTATACGACGGACGTCCAGTAAAGAAGATCTGGAACAGAAACCGAGTATGTCACCAGTTGCGGAAGTAGACACTGTTATAGAAGACAATAAAGAGGTGGTGGTAGCTGTCGTTATTGGCGTTTTTTGCGTTTTTTGCGGTCTTCTTATATTCGGTATTGTATGGTGCATGTACAAAAAGCAAAAGAAGCGTCCGCTGACACCAGTCCCTTCGGAAGTTACTCTGCCAAAAACCCTAGCACCCATTGGACTAGACTTTGACAAAATGCCGGTTGAAGAAAGCGGAATGGTAAG GATGCTTCATCACAAGAACAAGCAACATTACTGTCCGATGTCCAATCCGCCCAGACAGATGTACATGATCCGACCCAGAGAAAGAGTGAAGGTGAAGCATCGATTAATTCTGCTGAAGATGTGGATACATGTAACATGGTATTGCCCTTAA